The segment CGCAGTCACACTAGGGTAGCGTTTTGCCTTACTATCAGAGTGTGTTAGtgcattgagtgactcagaATGAGAGTTCCTCAATGACTTGCAGAGCAAGTGAGTATTATCTTTAGCTTTTTTGATTCGGAATTTTCAAAAGCAGACATTTTCCTTATATGTATCAGacgtaatgaaataaaaaaattagagCGCACATGACTTATTTTGGAAAGTTACATATGAACAAATAAGCACGAATGTCAGAAATTTTGTGGGGTTCAATTTGCCCTAAACACAGTCAgtaaagtaagtcaatgacaggGACGCTGACCTCTTTAGTTTTTGCTGGACATACAAGAGTCGAACGTGCTCGATCACAAATCTGCGCGAGATTACGAATGTGAGTGTTGTGTTTCGCATCCCTCTAAACTATCAGGCAGATTAAGTCAAACGATTCTCAGAATATTGATACCTTCGCTGTCATTCATTCATTGCCTTTAATTTACCTGGATAGGTACCCTTCAATTATCAAGTTATCACGAAAATAGGTTCTGTCAATCCCTGAATATCTGTGGCTTTTATACCAGGTTCATTTCGCAGAAATCATTCTTATCAAAATGAGGATAGGTCTCCATGTCCATATGAATGATTTATTTCTCTATCGTCATCACATCCACTGGAAGATATAAATTTGATTTGCTACTTTCTTGATGTTTACCCATTTATACACTGGACGGAACGTGTCTCAATTCAGGATATGGCCTTGATAGGACTGACTTACATGTTTGATTTTGAAGCTAGAAATGAGTGAGTTCGATTGAAGACCAACGAGCTTGGGCAAAGAAACAAAAACTACTCTATTACCTGATCAGTTTCCTAGCCAAAGAGAGAGAAGATGATTCTCGTGGACTATAATTAACGTATGACCTTGTGGCTTCGAGAACGTCCATCCACTTACTCGGGCTAAATGGGGGATGCAAAGTAGTTTTAAGAATAATGATTATTACTTAAAACCGATAGTTAGAGTTAGGAACGAGTTTTATGTTATTCACCAAGAACTGACATCGGCCAAgatgagtcaataatcacaatgaaatagaatattcCGCCGAGCATAATCttattcaaaacaactgttcgCTTATATGTGTTGttttaattttcacaatggtTATCTTTGATATTCTAAAATCACGCGAGGACCCTGTCGCATTTAAGGcattgtgatgtttaaataaatcaatgacttcttcgtattgatgactgttgtaattttgaattccaaatacaatacattcgttcgggctcatctaatacttcttgattacattgcgttattccggggattactagtttatactacaattcaaatacttctaattatcatattggcgtcgcgattgagcctgtaatggaacggttggatataaattcaggttttaatgcttttgaggagtacatggagaggttcgaaatctgggctatgaccaaggaagacgatgaggattttaatattgtggcccatttccttacattcatcgggaaagaagcatacagccttataaagattttggcacttccagacaaaccgatttcactcccctatgcaactctcaagcaactactgttggatcatataaagtatacaaattccggatgcggtaagagagaaaaatccgataaaatgactctccagaacttcaggaattccactttaataagtcgtcgcagttcgatgcgtaatcaaagttattcagataatacttcattgagctgtgaaacagtccatgatgatgagcacgagtttagtaaatgcttgttctgcggcaagtttcacccatgtaattcatgtatatttcgtaattctaaatgctttaaatgtggtataactggacacattcagtcagtttgtaataccatggttcatttcgctgaaagtaatgctaagatggacgcttccaatgatcagttatctttatctagaagtagtataacgtcatataacagtccagagttgaatgaaacccagaatcattgtgagacaaaaatttttagtcaacaaacttatcggatttctcatgttattgtaccaaatatggtttgtcgtgataattcacatacttctgatggaatttcttacaactctgagaacaaaatgttgaatgagtcaaatcatgatcaaaagccagattcagttttggtagatgcagaattccctgatgatccattattctctaatgaaactcttattcaatctgaggaaaatatttcagagaaatcgaattctgatatcatgtcaagtgtcagtggtcctcacaatcaatttatctctaatgatattcctaatgaatgtgacaaatatgtttcttatgagttgaattctagtcatatttctgatgttattgtgtcatatgttggatactctcacgaacaatgcatgttgaatagaatccctagtcaggggtataatgaatcagaggggataacaaaatttaccgaaataatcagagaaccagcttgtccagaagtgaagtttgcacagacagagaatccaaatcaattccaagattatcctaatgaatatgaggcagatgaatgttttctattcgattgtttcgcaggtaaatcaagcctagttaaatcacatgtgttaattacatatatcaatgcatatccatctgtatattctaatatgaataacaaaaagtatatgtatcatgatttttattcaagtcaaagtcacaggatggaatacctcaaatcatatatcagtgtttattcccaaatactcacatgcagtagtcgatgcgtaagatttgagaagataatgcaaattgggaacgtcatattggctaaaacattgcgaagtaaggacccaacattatttcgtgggggaggatattgttggaaagtccatgatgcaaattctaaatatcaatggtttcactacaaagccggcatgctgattgtatacaattccagaacccaggtgagtctgttccaatttcggttgttaattctaatactaatgagtgcattctagataatacagagtctacatccaatacaccgtcggacagatgtaagatgaacttaagaagaagacgagcaatcgattacagacacttacactccaattcgagctgtggcggatgtgatgtttaaataaatcaatgacttcttcgtattgatgactgttgtaattttgaattccaaatacaatacattcgttcgggctcatctaatacttcttgattacattgcgttattccggggattactagtttatactacaattcaaatacttctaattatcatacttTTCCCACGTTAAAATTATCGCAGCTCGTTTTTGTTGTCGCAACCTTTGTACAGTCATGAGTGGACTCATGTTTAACGCAATCGCTCAATCTCGCTTGCAATAGGACCTCTTGTTAGGAAGTGAAACCAATTCAAGGTCATAGACATGAGTCAAAGAGATGATTGGCACGAGAACTCGACATCAATCCCGCTTGAACAATAGTTATCCGTAATTGAACAAAATTTTATGCATTATCTTTCGAAGGATCCGTACGTGATCTCTCGAGGAGGGATATGGTAACATTTACTTAGTGATAGGAACATTTACTTGTTGACGTTAATTTGATTGCTGACCAGGCAATTATTGGTTTGGATAACTGAGTAGTAATGTTTTTTGAGAACCTTCGTTTGTCTTATTACTCTGTTTTGGTTTTGACTGAGCGATAGTGAATATTTAAACCAACCCAGACTGCTATTCTCTATTCCAGACTCCTTTGGTGTGGAAACGACAATGATCTGAAAATGAAAACCGAAAATTTAAGTCTCTGGTGTAGACTATTTCGGTCGGTGGTTGCTTGGGAAGTGACTGAACTTTCGATAAGATGTCAAAACCACTCGTCATTAGGCATAAGCTTTTTATAACGTGAATGATTACGAACAGAAATTTCATTTTCGAAGTTGTCTCTGATTTCACTCATTTGTTTGCGCCCTAATTACATCATTCTACGACATTTCCCTAATGATAGCATCAATGTACACCTTGACTAATGACCCCAGACTCATTTCTGTTTCGAACGTTAAAAAGTAAACAACAGACTTTAACTTAACTCATGATTTTCAATATTCACCTTATATTATATGTGAGCCGACTACTTACTAGGTACGGAGAATGCACTTACTTTTAATCATGAAAGCAGCCTACAGCAATCATCAGCAGTTTGAAACTAAGAGAGATCGACAATTACAACCAGAAGTGTTAGAGAAAACTCTTTGATTCGTCGCAGTTGCCAAATATGGAAATGCACCGTACACCTTTTGTCCGAATATATACCAAATCTcttgaaaaacaattggttagggattataaatatagtccaaaacggttattctcgtatataaagaggcgaactcaggGAAGTGATGGAATcccatcacttttgatacaagaaaatccgttaattttggcaagaaatgataccgaaaaagccGAAGCTTTATCTGAATATTTGAGTAAAGTCTTTTCTACCCATAATGAGGAACGACCATTTATTCATTATGATTGTGGCgtcttgttgatggaccctgtagttattgaGAAAGTTACTGTCTTAAGACTACTACAGCACCTTAAACCTGATAAGTccagtggtcctgatgatattcatcctaggATTATGATAGCCTTATCAGATAAAATTGCTGAACCTTTAGCGgtactgtttgatatgtccctGAGGTAGTCCAAATTGCCCAGAGACTGAAAAGACGCGATAATCAGTGCGGtgtataaggctgggagtagAGATTTAGTTAGAACctatcgacccgtcagcttaactagtgcagttgtaaaactgatggaaaaaattattaggatggctgttataaactacgtggaaagGCACAATCTTTCTTccaaggaacaacatggttttcggaaaggcttatcatgtttgacaaatcttctcattgcaagagaagattgggctgaggcgAAAGATCACAATATTCCTGCAGTTGTCATTTTCATAGTTccaagtaaagcctttgataaggtttcccattctggtcttaaattaaaactggaaagtattggaattcattatgcagtcatagactggataagtgactttcttcatgacaggagacaaagggtaagagtaaatggcgctCTCTCATTGTGGGGACCAGTGAAAAGTGGAGTCCCTCAAGGCACTATCctaggtcctcttctctttttactttatgtaaaCGGATTACCAactatagctaagtcatccgtcctactattcgccgatgacataaaaatttggagacccatatatatcttgtcagacagaatagtattacaggaagatcttaactcattagtAGCATGGATGAAagggtggtcactagaagtaaatcCTAACAAAAGTgtagtgatgcaattaaataactacgatgattcgtattactacacattatgtggactagtgttgcccaaagtaagaaactataaagatttaggggtcatactaagtaatgatctcaaaacaaccagtcactgtaaggctgctgctgcgaAAGGCTATTGTGGGTATTGTGgactattcgtagatctttccggtatctggatgagGAAATGTTTAGGTTATTATAtccaactttcgtacggccacatttggaatatgggattcaagcagcgagtccttgtttcaaatatgaggcggatatgttggaacgagtaTAACGCCGCTGGACAAAAGTGGTAAAAAGCCTATgcggcctatcttatgaagacagattGAGACACTTcgacttatttccgttatcttaccggcgaatacggggtgatctaatattggcatatcgtatcctgaacgatgaccttggcactaacatgtcctatcttttaCTCCCATATAGAGCTAATCATTTGAGAGGATATtcgaagaaagtccaaaaaccaaGATCAAAtggtctacgtctggagtttcgtttctcgcaccgagtagtgaattactggaattctctaccagaacacgtaatatcagcaccttctgttgatatattcaagacgagattggacctccacagtgtaacaaactgcaaggattaatataggtcaatagacctcctatccttattactgaagactgaagactgaaagACCGGGAAGTATCAAGCCTGCGGTACGTCTGTTCGGTTGTTAGGTTTTGGATGTATCAGTCCTTTATTGTATTTATGGGCATTATGGCTTATAATTTGGTCTATATTTGCACATATTTTTCTTAAATGGACACGTTAAGTGACATTTATCGACTTCTGGGATGTCTCCAAGATTCTCGTGAGTGTCAGCACAACCGTACCCCAAATACGCCTCATGTTCTGTAAAATCGCTACACCGTTCACTGGGACTTCGACGACCTAATGCAGCCGTAACTTGGAATTCGGGCAAGAAAGCTAGTACAGTTTAGTACCTCATACACGAATGTAGTGCAATACTTGAGTTGAGTGTAGTTTGAATGCAGCTGAGGTACTAAGATTATGGAAACAACTTTATTTTTCGACTTGATCAGAAATTTGAATTATGGGTTTACTTGCAGTTGTCTCTGTTTTTCTGTTTCAGACACTAAGAACGATTTTTGTCAATTTGTAATGGTTTGTTCACCTGGATCCCAAAGATCTGTAAGCCGAAGTACAGCCCGCACTCATAGCGCAAGCCGAAGTCGATCTAGAAGCGGCAGTATTCGACGGAGTTATACACACTCGAACCGTAGCCGATCAGCAACTAGATCATTTTCTAGACGCAGTTCCCATTCACGTCGGAGCACTAGGTCCAAAAGTCATTCCAACTATTCTCGTTCACGTTCTGGCAGTCGACGTTCCAGATCATGGTCTAGATCACGTTCACGCTCTCATGATCGGTCAGCTTACTCGTCGCGTTCACGTTCTGCTAGTCGTTCCAGATCAAGATCTTATCGTAGTCGAAGAAAATCGTTTTTTAGAAGTAGAACAAGGAGTTGTTCGTATCACTCAGTTCGTTCACGATCACACAGCCCCAATTCAAGAAACGTTTCACCAAGTGCCAAATGTATCAAAGATCCGAGGGATCGTTCTAAGCGTGCACATTGGACAAATAATGTAATTATCTATTGAATTATTGCATTTGTTaacattgaaatttattttaattaactttTTACTCTGTGATGCTATTCAAGCTTTCTATTGATGAACATCTCAACGTCATTCTACAAGTCGGTGTTtgtatagttttttttcttgaatAACACTACTgtaattatactactactagtaaTGGTGTGTATCCTACACACCTTTGCTTAGAGTCGGCTTGGTGAATCGCGTTGGGTAATGTAGTAGAATGAAATCCTGGATTGGTATTTTTAGAAGAGATTTTCACCGGTGTTGCATTGGGAAAGTGGAGACATTTTCATTTACATGAATCTGAAGAAATTCTTGTATTATTTCAATATGATATATAAATTAAGGGTCACATTTTTTTATGGGCATTCAGCCATTGAATAGAGATATAACAGTTTTTAGAAGATTCTGAACGTCTGGACAAAGGTATGAGATGTCTATAAAACCACTAACTTTTAGATCAATCCATGTAGGTAGGTTCAGACAAATTTGTTGGGGTCGTGGCGATTGTCGTAACTAGTGCTTGAAGACATTTGGTGGTTTAGCTCAGAAGCAGTCGCGGTAGAGCGAATGCATTCACTTTTTACCTTTCCTTAGATCATGAGTCTCAAAACTGTCTTTCACTTTTTACTTCCCAGGTTTATGCTTAAATCATATTCTCAACgcctaatcttttctactacCATTGATATTGCCATTACTTTTACTACCCTGTCATTATGTTcgataatttcatctcactgCTGATTTAATATTTCAGCTTGGGTCGATGCAGATATGTCCCAGTTTCTGTTCCATATGACTGATTAATTGATTTGACTGTCATTCTTAACTTTCCGTTGTTGCATATCATTAACTCTTTCCACGCCATATTTCTCATATCTAGATCACTACAGTCGGCATTCATATTATCTCATCTTTGTTTCCCATCTTGTTAATTTCGTCTGTCGTTACGCTGATGTAATGTGCAGAATATCGATCTAACCTATCCACGTTCATACCAGATCCTACATTCACGATGGCTAACTATCTATTCAACTGTAGTTATATATCGATGGTGCACGCAAAAATAGCGTTAGCCGCAAATCTCATGATAGGACCATAACGACTAGATTCCAAATTGACTTCGTCGATTGACCTGTTTTTTTGTCATTCATCAACTAGGTCTGCAGTAGTACCATAGGCTCACGAATCACATCTCAGTGATATGTCGATCCGAAACGTTCACTATCATTATATTATAAAAGATATCAGGACAAAAAAATCTACTAGCATGAGGGATTTCTTAAAATTGATCTTCATAAGTATTTTCATgccagtaataatgataataataatcgagTTCCCACTAGTAAATAGCTGTTCAATGAGTTCTTTGAAGTCCAGTGAGAAATTATAGCTAGTGTAGTTGAATATGAGACATTCCACTGataaaagtgaataataatcatgtagTATTGCAAATTGTTTGGATTTGGAAATATGGTGCATTGAGTTTCAGGTAAGTGGTTTGAAGCTAATCTAAAGTAATCAATTCACAATAGGATCATAGGTGGATAGTTTCATAGATTCCTATACTAGAATCATGTCGACATCAATTAATTACTCCATGGTTTTCAATGACTGTCTAATTAGAGAATCTATCTATCCTATTTATTTCCTTCACCcgctttttatttttattccttACGAAATAGGTTTGGTTAGTTGGTGAAAAAGCAAAGGATACAGTTTTTCATTTTTGTGATATTTGTGATTTACCAATTGTAATCTATGGACGTTTGGTAGGTGGATCTATTTTGTCAATAATGTGCTTTTTTCTCCAAAATAGCTTCCTTGTAAGCATGTATTATGTTATACATGTGCTATGAATCTTATGAAAAAATGTAATAGGTAAGTTGATTTGCGCGTATGTCTGTACCTCACATACgttgatattttttaaattctttTGACTGACAAGTGTACTTTGACACTGGATTCCAGATATTGTTTGGGCTAGTTATGCAGCAGAGCGAATAGATCATTTTCTTCATAATTATACAGTATCATATTTGTTGGCTGGGGTACTACTTAAGAGCCTAATCAGAAGCCGTGTTTTAGTGTGGGACTACTCTCCCAATCTTTTTCCTGGATATCTAATCCACGGGAAAGTGAATCAATGTCAGGAAACCTAATTCCCTGGTAGCCTGTTACTAAAATAAGTTTATACTCTATTCGTCCCACCAGGATCCCGGAGCACATATACAcggttggtttggaatcaggattttctaaCTCATCTAAATGTATCCTCCAGATATTTGGTTTTCATTCCCTCACTTACGTAGAAACATCCCTTCGACATAAAGGGAGTGGGTTGGAATTTCATGGTAGGAGCTGCAAAATTATGATGTGTGAGAGCACTTCAGAAAAAAGCTATTTTCACCCTTGGGAAGATGTTTGGTATCTTTCTGTGCTTAATTGTCATTGTTCTTGAAGTGTTCCTGACACCCGTTAGCAACTTCATGTTAGTTATACTAAGGCTCGGCAGAATTGATAATAATTCAGTCATCATCCTGAAACATCGTCTTTGATCGCTTGAAATGTTTCACGAATATTATTCCAGCGGCTTCCACAATGTGGATTATTAGGTAACGCTTGGCTGGGTAGGAAAGCGTTAGAGGTATTCGGTTTTTTATATCGTTATTGATGTAGTTTTCTTTTACATCTTTCAGAGAAGTGAGATGAATTTGTAGTGTCTggtactatgttaagcccatatgggTAATTCTAGATTCCAGACACCGATTTACTCATCCATTACGAAACACATTTTAACCTTGCTAATTATTCGGTTATTAACTTTGTTTCTAGATGAGTGTATGTGTGCATTGCTTATCTTACTCATTAAATGTCTgtgacttatttttgtatgactaTAAATATTCAGTCACGCTTGATCAAATCGGGTTATCTCACTCGTCTTCTCCGCTTCTTTTCTTATTCTGAATGTCTGTCTGGATAAACGAACGCTTAAAATAAATTCCTCCAACGCAATCCGTATTGAGCTTCTTATTATCGCTGCCGCACAAAGCATTGGCCCAGGTAATATACGGAGCTAAATGGAAGATTTATGCTTATAGCATTTTCGCACGGTCAAATCGGAGAGAGATCACAGCATCAACTCTTAACTAATCTGACTAGTAGTGTTTAAGTAGAGAGCTTTCACATGGTTTATGTACTCCATTGATCGGTCATACTGATGACTATTCAATGAGCAATTAATCTAGTTATTTCTATTTATCTATACAATGTATTCTTAATAATTTAATGTGTATATTCTTCTAATTAGATGTCAAAAGTCTATACAAACTGTGGAACGATGTTTAGTCGGAGGAATATTCATGTGCTTTGAAAGTGATGGTTGCCGACGTACATATCTCAGTCATCGTGATCTTCAAGCTCATATTGACCATCGACATCGTACTGGGTTAACTGCAACTACTTCGGTCgctaataataacagtaataataataccaatagTACGATGATAACTAAAAATGATATGGTTACACATCCAGAAATAATTACACCTTTGCCAAACCAAGTCAATTACACGGAAGAGGCGTCTCGGCTCTCCGGCGTTGTAAAAACTATAACAACAAATGCTAATCAAGTGACTACTCCTTTATCCGTAGATAAGACAACGACTGGTGTACCTCCTCCAATGTCTTTGTTAGGTCCATCACCAAGGTTAGTTATGAATACGATGATTCCACCAACTTGTGGGACAACTCAACcgaatatttatattaataatcAGAAAAACAGTGGCCTTTTACCGTTACCGCCTGCACAGACCTCATCTTCAGCAATTTTTTCAAATCGACTTCCTATGGGAATACCTCGACCTCTTAGACTAAACAACAGTTgtagtactactactaacaataatagtaacagtaataatacTGTTACTAGTAATTTTCCTCAACTTCAACAATTCACAAACTGTCCTCCTCCTACACTTCCACCTCCACCGTCTATCGGGACACCGAATATTCGTGCACCACCACCAGGACCATTACAGCAAGCACCACCACCGTCTGCATTTCTTGCCAATTCACTTTCAATTCCGTCATCTTCGTCTACACAACATAATCAAAA is part of the Schistosoma mansoni strain Puerto Rico chromosome 1, complete genome genome and harbors:
- a CDS encoding putative zinc finger protein, whose translation is MVCSPGSQRSVSRSTARTHSASRSRSRSGSIRRSYTHSNRSRSATRSFSRRSSHSRRSTRSKSHSNYSRSRSGSRRSRSWSRSRSRSHDRSAYSSRSRSASRSRSRSYRSRRKSFFRSRTRSCSYHSVRSRSHSPNSRNVSPSAKCIKDPRDRSKRAHWTNNVWLVGEKAKDTVFHFCDICDLPIVIYGRLLPCKHVLCYTCAMNLMKKCNRCQKSIQTVERCLVGGIFMCFESDGCRRTYLSHRDLQAHIDHRHRTGLTATTSVANNNSNNNTNSTMITKNDMVTHPEIITPLPNQVNYTEEASRLSGVVKTITTNANQVTTPLSVDKTTTGVPPPMSLLGPSPRLVMNTMIPPTCGTTQPNIYINNQKNSGLLPLPPAQTSSSAIFSNRLPMGIPRPLRLNNSCSTTTNNNSNSNNTVTSNFPQLQQFTNCPPPTLPPPPSIGTPNIRAPPPGPLQQAPPPSAFLANSLSIPSSSSTQHNQNFGGASAVAALAAVVSAAMSAAAAAQSKSAGMTVVGGTNNLSGATIQQSLTSNQMQPPNPLNASSLITNALRAANPNWNPMATGVSNPLNNSNNNNNTNNNQNNFNTRCLPFQ